The Paenibacillus yonginensis genome segment TTACACCGCCGGATTTGACGGAATACGTCTGCATGATTTGTCCGTTGCCCATATAAATGGCGACATGGGTAATCCGCTCCGCCGATTTGTTGATGCCTTTGTAAGCCGCATCGGTGGAACCTTTGTAACTCATAAAGAACATCAGATCGCCAGGCTTCAGACTGTTAATGTCATAAACAGCCTTGCTGTTGCTCTTGATCCAGTCTCCCTGCTGACGGGAGTCTGCCGGCAGGATGATGCCGGTTGCTTCCCGGTAGACTGTTCTGGTGAAGTCCGAGCAGTCGAAGGTTGTGGTTGTATTGCGGTCCGACCCGTATTCATACGGCGTGCCCAAATAACTTCTGCCCACTTCAAATACTTTCTGAATCAGCTGGTCGCGGGTAGAGCTGCTTCCGTTATTGCTGCTGTTATTTCCGCTGTTATTCCCGCCAGAACCGCTGCCGGAGCCATTGCTGCTGTCTTCAGCTACTTCAACATATCGGGAAGAAGAACTGATATACCCGTTCTCTCCGCCGGATGTAAGCACTTTATACCAGTAACCGTTTGAGTCCAGAATCTGCACGGTTTCGCCTTTCTTGAGCATGCGGATCACCCGGCCTGACGTGGAAGGTTCTGTCCGCATATTCACTCCATACACGATTTCTCCGGTTTTAGCCGAGCTTGAAGGGGCGCTTCCGCTGACTGGCGTAACCTGTATGTACTCAGACGAAGAGCTGGCATATCCCGTTAAACCGGAAGATGTCGTAACCTTGTACCAGTAGCTGTTGCTCTCCGTCACGCTGCTCAGCTTCTCCCCTGCTTTCAGCAAAGTTATGACCCTTCCAGAGGTAGAAGGTGCCGTCCGCAAGTTCACGCTTTTGATTACAGTACCTGTATAAGTCTGGCTTTGTACCGATGCCGCATGGGTGGTAGCCGCCGGTAAAGCCGGCCATCCTGTCAACACCGCTGCACCAAGTAAAGCTGCTGCTGTCCATTTTGTTGTTTTCCCCATCTATAGTTGCCTCCCGTTTCTGGTGTTGTTCTATATGGTGGTTTGTCATGTTCGGTGGTTTGTTCCAGTCCAGTATCCTGTTTGACCTTCATGGCCGTCAGCTTGGTTTTGCCTGTCCCCCCTTCCGCTTGTCCACCATTATAACGACTCCCCTTTCCCCGGGCATATGAGGCCAAATGAGCAATTCTATTTGATCTACTACTTTAGTACCATATAAAAATGACATTTTTGTAATCCTTAAGTCGCTAAAAATGACGTTTTTCCCTGCATAGTCTATAATTACCAAAGTTGCCTCACTCCAACTTTCCCATAAACTTGAAGAAAAAGAGACCCCGCGCTGCCGAGAGCGAAGCCTTTTGCCGAATCTTGATCTGAATGTTGGAAGGATTCCCCAACCCGGCCTAAGACAAGGGGCTTCTGAATTGGGAAGTGGCTGTTGTTCCCCGATTTAAAAACGTATAAAATAAGGACAGCCCTCGAACTGAAGGAGATGAAAGACATGAGCGAAAATGAGCAGCAGAACCAGCAGCCTAAAAAAATCGACCTCGCCGAAGCAATCCGCCAAAAGCTGCAGCAGAAGAAACAGCAGCAGGCTTCCGGCGGCAAATCCGGTTCGGCACCTGGAAACCAAACGACCAAAACCTTGCGCAGTCAAAATAACAAAAAGCCGAACAACCAGCGGCGGCGTACGGGCGGATCATAAGAGAGAACAAACAAGCAGGCCCCGGGGGGCCTGCTTGTTGTTAAAAGGGAGACAGAACGGCGTGTCATATGACTTCAAGTCATATCGCTGTTGTCGCCGGAATTATATTGAAGTGATAACCGGGGGAAGCCTCGCGGCATTAGCAGACGATTTAAAACAAACGGGAAGCAGGCCGAGTTCTGGCTGCTTCCCGTTTGTTTGCTATTTTTTTTAAGCCTCGAACATCTCGGCCGGATACAGCTGCTTGCGCAGGTTCTGGATCTCTTCGCTTTCGAGGTATTCATCATAGCTCATGACGCGGTCAATCACGCCGTTCGGCGTAATTTCGATGATACGGTTAGCGACGGTCTGCACGAACTGATGGTCATGGGACGTGAACAGAATCGTGCCGTCAAAATCGATCAAACCGTTGTTCAACGCCGTGATGGATTCGAGATCCAGGTGGTTGGTAGGTTCGTCGAAGATCAGCACGTTGGCGCCGTTCAGCATCATTTTGGCCAGCATGCAGCGGACCTTCTCGCCCCCGGACAAGACGCTGGCTTTCTTCAGGGCTTCTTCGCCTGCGAACAGCATGCGGCCCAGGAAACCACGCAGGAACGTTTCATCCTGGTCGTTGGAATATTGGCGAAGCCACTCGACAAGGTTCAGATCGACGCCGTCGAAGTAAGCGGAGTTGTCTTTCGGGAAATAAGCCTGGGAAGTTGTAACGCCCCAGCTGTAAGTTCCCGCGTCCGGCTCAAGCTCGCCCATAATCACTTGATAAAGGGTTGTCTTGGCAAAGCCGTTGGGACCAACAAAAGCAATCTTGTCGCCTTTGTTCACTACAATGTTCACGTTGTTCAGCACTTGTTCCCCTTCAAGGCTCTTCGTTAAACCTTCAATCGTCAGAAGCTGTTTGCCCGCTTCACGTTCGGCCTTAAAGTGCAGGAACGGATATTTACGGTTAGAAGGACGGATGTCCTCCAGCGTAATTTTGTCGAGCTGCTTCTTCCGGGATGTCGCCTGCTTCGATTTCGAAGCGTTGGCGGAGAAGCGTTGGATAAAGGTCTGCAGCTCTTTGATTTTCTCTTCTTTTTTCTTGTTTGATTCACGGGCAAGCTTCAAAGCCAGCTGGCTGGACTCGTACCAGAAGTCGTAGTTGCCGACATACAGCTGGATTTTGCCGAAGTCGATGTCCGCAATATGCGTACAAACTTTGTTCAGGAAGTGACGGTCGTGAGATACGACGATAACAGTGCCTTCGTAGTCCATCAGGAAGTTCTCCAGCCAAGCGATGGATTCCATGTCCAGATGGTTCGTAGGTTCGTCAAGCAGCAGGTTGTTCGGATTGCCGAACAGAGCCTGGGCGAGCAGGACGCGGACCTTCTCATTGCCGCTCAGTTCACGCATTTGCTTGTCGTGCAGATCACGCGGAATTCCAAGACCGATCAAGAGGGAAGCGGCGTCTGATTCGGCATTCCAGCCGTCCATTTCCGCAAATTCGCCTTCCAGCTCGCCGGCGCGCATGCCGTCTTCTTCGGAGAAGTCCGGTTTGGCGTATAAGGCATCCTTCTCTTTCATGACGCTGTACAAACGCTCGTGGCCCATAATCACCGTTTCCAGCACTGGAAAATCATCATATTCGTAATGGTTCTGCTTCAGCACAGCCATACGTTCGCCAGGCGTCATAAACACCTCGCCGCTGTTGGCCTCAATTTCGCCGGATAAAATTTTCAGGAACGTCGATTTGCCCGCTCCATTGGCACCGATCAAACCGTAACAGTTGCCGGCTGTGAACTTTATATTTACATCTTCAAAAAGTGCCCGTTTTCCATAGCGGAGCGTTACACCACTAGTACTTATCATTTGGTTGATTACCGTCCTTTATAATTAATCACACTGCTGACTCAATATTATAGCATATCAGGCGTCCCAATCGAACCCTTTTCCGAATATATGCAAAAATGTTCCGGCATCCGCTATAACCGCAAAGTCTCGCCGTGGATCATCACTCGGATGTCTTCTTCCGGAATCCCCCGTTTCAGCCTTTCCTGTTCCAGACGGTCCAGCGCCTCCCGCGCCGTATCGTCGGCCAGCCGGAAGGTGCCGTAATGCATCGGCACCATCTTGCTCGCTTTGACATCCAGGAAAGCCTGGATGCCTTCCTCCGGCGTGGTATGCTGCGGGGTCATAAACCATTCCGGTTCATAGGCCCCAATAGGAATCAGCGCCAGATCAATGTCATAACGGTTGCCGATCTCCTTAAATCCATTAAAATAGCCGCTGTCCCCTGCGAAATAAATCACCGGCGTCTTGCCGAGCTTCGGCGCCTTCGCTTCTTCCGGCAAACCTCGGCCCGCCTGCCCGGCCAGCGGATGCTCAGGCCGCCGCTCGCTGTGCTGCAGCCCGTCGGCTGGTTCCGGCTGCGCAGGCCCTCTTGGCCCTTGGGGGGGTGCAGCGTTATTTTCCAGGGCATAGTCTTCCTGCTTCTGTCCAGGCGAAAGCTCTTGCTCCGGCAACCCGCGATCTCCCGGCTCGAGAATGAACCCTCCCCAATGCGAGGAATTGGTGTCAAACGGCGTACGGCGGGTCCAGTGCTGAGTCGGCACAAACGACAGCTCAATCCCTTTGATTGGCAGCCGCTCCCACCAGTTCATCTCGTGGCAGCGTTTGAAGCCTTTGCGCTCCAGCTTCCGCTTCAGTCCGGCCGGCACGATAATGTCCGTATTCGGGCCGTACAACCGGCGGATGGAGGAGACGTGCATATGATCATAATGAGAGTGGGAGATCAGGATCAGGTCGATTTCGGGGACCTCCTGAATCGGCACTCCCGGCAAGCCAATCCGCCGCTGAAATCCCATCCGCAAAGCCCAAACCGGGTCTGTTACGATATTTAGACCCTTGTATTGTATAAAAAAAGTCGAATGTCCAATCCAGGTCAAGGTCGTTTCCTTGCGGTTGCTGCGCAGAAATTCAAGGTCCGGCTCCATATTGGGAATAACAAAGGAGTAATCCTTTTTCTTTCTCCGGCGCTCTTCCCGCAACTGGCGGAATTGCTTGAGCGTTTTGTCTGTGCTTACGTTATCGAGGTTGTTATACCGGCGTTTAGCCATGAAAAGGGAGCCTCCCTTCCAAATATTCGTTCCAGAATTTGCAGAACAAAAAATTTACATAGAAATGCAAATCGCATTCTTCATTATTTTAACCAATAATAAAGTCATTTCCAAACCGCAGCCGCCTATTTTCGCCACAGCTTGGCGCTGCTCCCCCTCTCTGTCGAAAGGCTTTTACGCTGCCCCATGCGAACTTAAGCGCCAGACCTTCCCAAGCTGTGCTTGGGACTTAGCGAATCTTGTTGTAAAATAAAAGAGATACGAAGGAAGGATGTGAACATCTCTTGAAAATAACGTTTATCGAACCGACGCCAAGCCCTAACACGATGAAACTTCATCTGGATGAAACACTGGCCCCTGGGGTTCGCAAGACATATACAACCGACAACGAGCGCTCGGCTCCGCCCTTTATTGTAAATCTGCTTCATATTCCCGGTGTAAAAAGCGTGTTCCATACCGCCGATTTTATCGCGCTGGACCGGATCGGCAGCGCCGACTGGCAGGCGATCCTGGCCGCAGTGCAGGAGCAGTTCGGTCAGGAGGGCGTGAGCTCTGCCTGGTCGCCCGAAGATCCTGAAGCGGCTGCAGGCCATTACGGCGAAGCCGAGGTGTTTGTCCAGTTCTTTCGCGGCATTCCGATGCAGATCCGGGTGAAGGCCCGCGGTGAGGAAGAACGGATCGGCCTGTCGGAACGGTTTGTTCAAGCCGTTACCGAGGTAGCCAGCGCCACGCTGATCAAAGAGCGTAAACTGGTCGATTACGGTGTTCGCTACGGTGAACTGCCGGAGATCGCCCGCGAGGTCGAACAGGAGCTGGAGGCTGCCTTCACCCCTGAGCGTGTAGCGGACATCGTGAAGCAGGCCATTGCCCACGGTCAGAACCAAAGCGAGTTCGTTGAGGAACGCCGTACTTTTACGCTTGAAGAAGCGGCGGAGCAGCTGGAGAACCCGGACTGGCGCGTGCGTTATGCGGGCCTGGACGGCCTGCAGCCGGACGAAACCGCACTGCCTCTGCTGGCCAAGGCTTTGGCCGATCCGCAGATGCAGATCCGCCGTCTGGCGGTCGTGTATCTGGGAGATCTGCGGACACCGGAGGCGATGGAGCTGCTGTACAAAGCGCTCCGCGACAACTCGGCGGCCGTGCGGAGAACCGCCGGCGATACGTTGTCGGACATCGGCGACCCGGCTGCTACCGGACCGATGATCGAAGCGCTGCGCGATAGAAGCAAGCTGGTCCGCTGGCGGGCAGCCCGCTTTCTCTACGAAGTGGGTACGGACAGTGCCCGCGATGCGCTGCTGGAAGCCGCGCAGGACCCTGAGTTCGAAGTCAGCCTGCAGGCCCGCATGGCGCTTGAACGGATTGAAGCCGGCGAAGAAGCCGCCGGCACGGTCTGGCAGCAGATGGCGAAACGGAATCAGAACTAGCTTGAGGCAAGACATTCCCAGCCTTACAGCTAAAAAAGGCAGCGTGCCGCCGGAATCCTCTGGCGGTGCGCTGCCTTTTTGGCAAGTTTATTTAATTCTCCCATTCGATCCGGACCTTCAAATCATCCGTCCCTTCGAGCGGCTTGGTAGAGAACGTGATATTTCGAATATTTAATCCGTAAAGATTGCCTAAATCGTTGATCAGTGCAGATTGCTCCCCCGAATAACGTACAACCGCAGCCGATCTCCCCTGCTTAATGGCTTCGCGGGCCTTTGCCATCAGGCCGGAGCTGTCCGATACAGCCTGCCCTGCCTCGTAAAGCGTATAACCCAGCTCATGCTCAAGCTTCTGATAAACGCTGCGTTTGGCAGGATCGAACAACTTCAAAGCCTCCAAAGCGGGCCGGTAGGCCTCTCCGGCTGCCGGATACGTTTTGGTCCAGCTGTGATCCTTCCTCATCTCGTCATCGGTTAACAGATAATAGTCATAGCTAATGTTATCGCTTTTGGCCTGTACCGGATCGTCCCAAGTGGTATCCAGATGATACCAGCTCCCATCCAGGTTAACCAGATTCCAGGCATGGGGCTGGCCGCCGGCTGTGCCTTCTACAATTAAATTCCGGACGCCTGCTTCCTCGAGCAGTTTGTAAGCAAGCAGCGTATAACCCTGACAAACGGCCTCCCCGGTCACAAGACCGGAATAAGCCGT includes the following:
- a CDS encoding SH3 domain-containing C40 family peptidase; translation: MGKTTKWTAAALLGAAVLTGWPALPAATTHAASVQSQTYTGTVIKSVNLRTAPSTSGRVITLLKAGEKLSSVTESNSYWYKVTTSSGLTGYASSSSEYIQVTPVSGSAPSSSAKTGEIVYGVNMRTEPSTSGRVIRMLKKGETVQILDSNGYWYKVLTSGGENGYISSSSRYVEVAEDSSNGSGSGSGGNNSGNNSSNNGSSSTRDQLIQKVFEVGRSYLGTPYEYGSDRNTTTTFDCSDFTRTVYREATGIILPADSRQQGDWIKSNSKAVYDINSLKPGDLMFFMSYKGSTDAAYKGINKSAERITHVAIYMGNGQIMQTYSVKSGGVRIDNLTASWTRRFLFGGSVL
- a CDS encoding ABC-F family ATP-binding cassette domain-containing protein, translated to MISTSGVTLRYGKRALFEDVNIKFTAGNCYGLIGANGAGKSTFLKILSGEIEANSGEVFMTPGERMAVLKQNHYEYDDFPVLETVIMGHERLYSVMKEKDALYAKPDFSEEDGMRAGELEGEFAEMDGWNAESDAASLLIGLGIPRDLHDKQMRELSGNEKVRVLLAQALFGNPNNLLLDEPTNHLDMESIAWLENFLMDYEGTVIVVSHDRHFLNKVCTHIADIDFGKIQLYVGNYDFWYESSQLALKLARESNKKKEEKIKELQTFIQRFSANASKSKQATSRKKQLDKITLEDIRPSNRKYPFLHFKAEREAGKQLLTIEGLTKSLEGEQVLNNVNIVVNKGDKIAFVGPNGFAKTTLYQVIMGELEPDAGTYSWGVTTSQAYFPKDNSAYFDGVDLNLVEWLRQYSNDQDETFLRGFLGRMLFAGEEALKKASVLSGGEKVRCMLAKMMLNGANVLIFDEPTNHLDLESITALNNGLIDFDGTILFTSHDHQFVQTVANRIIEITPNGVIDRVMSYDEYLESEEIQNLRKQLYPAEMFEA
- a CDS encoding MBL fold metallo-hydrolase, with product MAKRRYNNLDNVSTDKTLKQFRQLREERRRKKKDYSFVIPNMEPDLEFLRSNRKETTLTWIGHSTFFIQYKGLNIVTDPVWALRMGFQRRIGLPGVPIQEVPEIDLILISHSHYDHMHVSSIRRLYGPNTDIIVPAGLKRKLERKGFKRCHEMNWWERLPIKGIELSFVPTQHWTRRTPFDTNSSHWGGFILEPGDRGLPEQELSPGQKQEDYALENNAAPPQGPRGPAQPEPADGLQHSERRPEHPLAGQAGRGLPEEAKAPKLGKTPVIYFAGDSGYFNGFKEIGNRYDIDLALIPIGAYEPEWFMTPQHTTPEEGIQAFLDVKASKMVPMHYGTFRLADDTAREALDRLEQERLKRGIPEEDIRVMIHGETLRL
- a CDS encoding virulence factor, which translates into the protein MKITFIEPTPSPNTMKLHLDETLAPGVRKTYTTDNERSAPPFIVNLLHIPGVKSVFHTADFIALDRIGSADWQAILAAVQEQFGQEGVSSAWSPEDPEAAAGHYGEAEVFVQFFRGIPMQIRVKARGEEERIGLSERFVQAVTEVASATLIKERKLVDYGVRYGELPEIAREVEQELEAAFTPERVADIVKQAIAHGQNQSEFVEERRTFTLEEAAEQLENPDWRVRYAGLDGLQPDETALPLLAKALADPQMQIRRLAVVYLGDLRTPEAMELLYKALRDNSAAVRRTAGDTLSDIGDPAATGPMIEALRDRSKLVRWRAARFLYEVGTDSARDALLEAAQDPEFEVSLQARMALERIEAGEEAAGTVWQQMAKRNQN
- a CDS encoding transglutaminase domain-containing protein encodes the protein MRRLRSVVWKAVVIGSFAVAAPAGAVGSPSVHQMVQTAQQAALVSQSGVEQQLAAAIEAHQNTVRFKYEGSVKDFETLLDQALMTALDTNPYMRYIMDRYHYSWRGTSSAVNVEVTFTYRETPEQTAYVDRRVKEIAGQLIVPGMNSHEKVKAIHDWIVQDLKYDESLKNYTAYSGLVTGEAVCQGYTLLAYKLLEEAGVRNLIVEGTAGGQPHAWNLVNLDGSWYHLDTTWDDPVQAKSDNISYDYYLLTDDEMRKDHSWTKTYPAAGEAYRPALEALKLFDPAKRSVYQKLEHELGYTLYEAGQAVSDSSGLMAKAREAIKQGRSAAVVRYSGEQSALINDLGNLYGLNIRNITFSTKPLEGTDDLKVRIEWEN